The Eurosta solidaginis isolate ZX-2024a chromosome 4, ASM4086904v1, whole genome shotgun sequence genome includes a window with the following:
- the LOC137247750 gene encoding uncharacterized protein — MEICNEQLITAVQAHVCLYNKSSALYKNKAAKDAAWEAVAEAINSNAYNCKTRWRSLCDRYRKEKSEDAGRSGAGTSFRKQWKLFSTMQFIEESAEEGSPVTNVDSPKPPDKRPSPREPPKKKKVDDLFEDVLIKLRERYSAANTQEDEIFFSLLKSKLARLSQSQKDELQADILALVSNKLKHYYL; from the exons ATGGAG ATTTGTAATGAGCAGCTTATTACTGCCGTGCAAGCGCACGTTTGTTTGTACAACAAATCCTCGGCGCTTTATAAAAATAAAGCTGCAAAGGATGCAGCATGGGAAGCAGTTGCAGAAGCAATCAACAGCAATG cCTATAACTGCAAAACACGCTGGCGTTCTTTGTGCGATCGATATAGGAAGGAGAAATCCGAGGATGCAGGGCGGTCGGGTGCTGGCACCAGCTTTAGAAAGCAGTGGAAGCTGTTCAGCACGATGCAGTTTATTGAAGAATCTGCAGAGGAGGGAAG TCCAGTTACCAATGTAGATTCTCCTAAGCCACCAGACAAACGCCCTTCACCTCGTGAGCCGCCGAAGAAGAAAAAGGTGGATGACCTTTTTGAAGACGTTTTGATAAAGTTGCGAGAAAGGTACTCTGCGGCTAATACGCAAGAAGACGAAATATTTTTCTCCTTGCTTAAATCTAAACTTGCAAGGCTGTCTCAATCGCAAAAGGACGAGTTGCAAGCAGACATCTTAGCACTTGTTTCAAACAAATTGAaacattattatttataa